A genomic segment from Aegilops tauschii subsp. strangulata cultivar AL8/78 chromosome 1, Aet v6.0, whole genome shotgun sequence encodes:
- the LOC109760207 gene encoding mitogen-activated protein kinase 6, whose translation MDTSGGAAAAGGAAQIQGMATHGGRYVLYNVYGNLFEVASKYAPPIRPIGRGAYGIVCAAVSSDTGEEVAIKKIGNAFDNHIDAKRTLREIKLLRHMDHENILAIKDLIRPPRRDDFKDVYIVTELMDTDLHQIIRSNQSLTDDHCQYFLYQLLRGLKYVHSANVLHRDLKPSNLFLNANCDLKIADFGLARTTSETDLMTEYVVTRWYRAPELLLNCSQYTAAIDVWSVGCILGEIITRQPLFPGRDYIQQLKLITELIGSPDDSSLGFLRSDNARRYMKQLPQYPRQDFRLRFRNMSDGAVDLLERMLVFDPSRRITVDEALHHPYLASLHDINEEPTCPAPFSFDFEQPSFTEEHMKELIWRETLAFNPDPPY comes from the exons ATGGATACCTccggcggcgccgccgccgcgggcggGGCCGCGCAGATCCAGGGGATGGCGACACACGGCGGCCGCTACGTGCTCTACAACGTCTACGGCAACCTCTTCGAGGTCGCCTCCAAGTACGCCCCTCCCATCCGCCCCATCGGCCGAGGCGCCTACGGCATTGTCTG CGCGGCGGTTAGTTCGGATACAGGAGAGGAGGTTGCGATCAAGAAGATTGGAAATGCGTTTGACAACCACATCGACGCCAAGCGGACGCTGAGAGAAATAAAGCTTCTTCGCCACATGGACCATGAGAAT ATTCTTGCCATAAAGGATTTAATACGCCCCCCAAGAAGAGATGATTTTAAGGATGTGTACATTGTTACTGAGTTGATGGACACGGATCTCCACCAGATCATTCGCTCAAATCAATCATTGACTGACGACCATTGCCAG TACTTCTTGTATCAGTTGCTTCGAGGGCTAAAATATGTGCACTCAGCAAATGTCTTGCACCGTGATCTGAAGCCAAGCAATTTGTTCCTAAACGCAAATTGCGACCTCAAGATTGCAGACTTTGGGCTTGCAAGGACCACTTCAGAAACTGATCTCATGACAGAGTATGTGGTCACTCGTTGGTACCGAGCACCAGAGTTGCTGTTGAACTGTTCACAATATACTGCTGCAATTGATGTCTGGTCAGTTGGGTGCATACTTGGTGAAATTATTACTCGTCAACCCCTGTTTCCTGGAAGAGATTACATCCAACAATTAAAATTGATCACTGAG CTGATAGGATCACCAGATGATTCGAGCCTAGGATTTCTTCGGAGTGATAATGCACGAAGATACATGAAGCAATTACCACAGTACCCAAGGCAGGACTTCCGCCTGCGCTTCCGCAACATGTCTGATGGTGCAGTTGATCTATTAGAGAGAATGCTGGTGTTTGACCCAAGCAGACGCATCACTG TTGATGAGGCTCTGCATCACCCATACTTGGCTTCTCTTCATGACATCAACGAAGAACCCACTTGCCCGGCACCTTTCAGCTTTGATTTTGAGCAACCATCTTTTACAGAAGAACATATGAAAGAGCTCATCTGGAGGGAAACTTTAGCATTTAACCCTGATCCTCCCTACTAA